The following DNA comes from Cololabis saira isolate AMF1-May2022 chromosome 7, fColSai1.1, whole genome shotgun sequence.
GAACTTGTGTGTATTGTGAAGTAATTTAGTCATGGTCTGTTTTTCCCAGATGGAGCAGTTCATACAGTATCTCAATGAGGCAGCAGTTAATTCCCAGATTTTCCCTCATGTTGTTCATGGATTCACAGACACCAATCCTGCCATCAGAGAACAGACTGTGAAGGTAGTTTGCAGACTTTGATTAAAACCACAAACCAGAAAGTGTTGTTACTCCACTCATAATGTATATGTTGTTGATTCTCCTCCCTACAGTCTATGCTGCTGTTGGCTCCCAAACTGAATGAGTCGAACTTGAACCAAGATCTGATGCGTCACTTCGCCCGTCTGCAGGCCAGGGATGAGCAGGGCCCCATACGGTGCAACACCACCGTCTGTCTGGGGAAGATTGCCTCATATCTTAACCCTGGGGTAAAATGCACTCAGAATTATATTTTACTGTGAATGATAACAATAAGAacattaacaataataatattaacaatagtaataaaaaaaccCCCACTAAAACCAAATGAATGCTAAATACATAATTTGATCATCCCTCTTTTCAGACTCGACAGCGTGTTCTTATTTCTGCCTTCTCTCGAGCCACTAAAGATCCGTTCCCTGCATCGCGCTCTGCTGGCGTGCTGGGCTTCGCCGCTACACACAACTATTACAGCGTAGTCGAGATTGCAGCCCGGATCCTACCCACCCTTTGTGCCGTGACCGTTGACCCTGATAAGAATGTCAGAGATCAGGTATACAACTGCTGGAACAAAAAACTAATCTTTTACATGAAAAGGAAGTAAACTCATTACATTATCCGGTTACTTTAAGTAATTTATTTCCTTCTGACTaggacttccttttttttttttttctctccttcagGCATTCAAGGCCATCAAAAGTTTCCTCTCCAAATTGGAGGCTGTTTCAGAAGATCCAAACAAGTTGTCTGAGATTGGTATGTTCACTTAACCCAAGAAAGAATGTGGTTAATAAAACTATTTCTGTAATTTTTTATTTCCACTTTATGTAATGTGTTAATTCTCCTTCTTGAcagagttatttatttatttattttcccctAGTTTCCACTAGTTGGAAGTTGAATGATACTGGAAACAATATCGGTATTCTTTCAAGATTATTAAAATAAAGTGTAATTTATTTTACAGTAGTTTCAAGACTTCTGAAGCACAGACATGTTAAGGCGTGTGTGAAGCTGCTGCATTGCAAATGTTATGTAGAAGCCCCACTTGTGCAAAGGCGGTGTATGTGTGAGATTTAAGctgcatattatttttttattttattttctttatattctccatttgtttattttaagtcCTTATACACTGGTGCCAACTCCCTCCTGAAGGTTGCAGCTCCAATCACCAGTACAGGGCCGTATAACAGTTGAGACGTGGACAATTATATGCTTACATAAAGACAGATTGGCATTACTTTAACACTGTATGCTTTATTATGACACTGTATGTCATGATACATACACATATCTCCAGTTTATATAGTACGTGAACCCTGATGTTAAAAAGCCTCTGTCCCATCTGTTCTGCAGAGAAGGATGTTGGGTCGAGTGCTCAGCCTGCAGGTGCCTCCTCCAGCTGGGCTGGCTGGGCTGTAACTGGTATGTCCTCTCTAACTTCCAAACTGATCCGCAATGCCCCGGGGACAGAAGGGGGTGCTGTGACGGAGAACAGTGAACCTGCAAACAGCACAGAAGCAACTAGTGCCCCTGAAGACACACCTACTCCTGGTAATGTTATAACATTTTATTCACAAGAAGATTTGGACAAAAAGTGCCCATTTGGACTACTTCTGTTGGAAATTATAATTCAGGTGTCAAGTAGTATTGCACCAGACTATGGTTTTCTGCCATAAATATTATGTATTTCCTTTTATATTCAGGTTCAGAAGACAGAACTGAACAGCCCTCTCTCACGCACCATGCTGCCTCTAGTCGTAGCAAACAATCTCACACCCTGGAAGTCACAGACAATGATGAGGAGCCAAATGGAGACCGctgggatgaggaggaggattgGGGAAGTTTGGAGGTAGAATTCTTATTTGTTTAGATTGTTCAATAAAACATGTTTGCTTttagatatataaatatttgtgaGAGTTTGATCCAACATAATATTAATTTCAGAGCTTATATATTGCTTACTTATTTTCTGAAGGAGCCGGAAAAAGCTCAGACCGATGACTGGAACACTGACTGGTCTGGAAATGCGCCCTCCAAAAAGAAGACCAGTGACAGAGGGGTATAAGCACTTTGTTTGGAATTCATGATATCATTCTATCTTTCACACTAATTTGggaaataatgataaaacaaTACTATAACTCCTTCTATTATGTGTGGATAATGCCACAGTCCACTTAGTCTTCATGGCAGTTTTTACTCTTCAATCTGCAGATGGGCCGGTCGTCCACATCCACAGCAGTGAAGAAACAGAGCTCTGACTGGAGCAGCTCGGGCTGGGATGCTGACGACAGCTGGTCCAATGAGAAGGACGGTCAAGGTCAGAGCTCTGCGGGCGAGGAAGGCTGGGGCAATGAGTggggggaggaggagacggATACATCCACGGCAAATGCAACGCTGCCCCTGCCCGAAGGGGTGCGATTAGCCAGCGATTACAACTGGGAAAGCAGCAACATGGGGAAGAGTCAGAATGATCTGTTCGCAAGTGTGTCCCAGAGAAACACTGCTGCCACAACGGTGAGTACAACGGTAGGAAAATAACAGAGAAACTAGCTTTGGTCGCGTGTAATATTAATATCAAGAGCAGTGAATTTGGAAAGTGATTCAAATATAgcacatatttttttaaagctgaagaaaataaaaaatacaaccaAATTATTCATTAAGATAAAAAAATCTTGAATCCTAAAATTGTGttcaatattattttttataaatacaggaTAAAGGCGTATAACATTTTCTTAAGGGGACATTTTTTTGATCAGGTGTAGAACATGAAGGTCATGGAGAAATATTTTTGATCTGTTTCATAAAATTAGTTCATACACTGATAGGTTTTCCAGTCTTGTTAATACATCTCAGTTTAGCTCATTAAAACCAGAACACTGGCTTGAATTAGCCAAGATCAAGTTGAGGAATGAAAGCCTGCTTAGTTCTGGTTTTTTATTGTTCCGTCCATGACAGGTTGGAGAGGGTTGGGGTGCAGAGGCAACGGGAGACTGGGGGACTGAGGAGAGCTGGGAGTCTGTAGAGGGAAGCCAGAGTAAGTCCTGCAAAATATGCTCCACAGAAAACCCAAAAGTCCTATCATTTATTATGTGATTTCAGCGTGTTGTCCATTCATCACATCACCATTTTGAGCCTCCTGTAAGTCTTCAGGTGCCTCAAAAGTTTGATGGACCCAAATTTAATTATGATCGCTTCTGTATTTCCTTCAAAAGTGATCATTGATTTTCATGCTcctaaaaacattgaaatgcaTTTCCAAATGTTGTTGTGCAGGTCTCAGCAAGGCAGAGCTATCCAAAAAGAAACGcgaagagaggaggaaagagTTGGAGGCAAAACGAGCAGAACGTAAAGCTGCTAAAGGACCTCTGAAACTGGGTGCACGCAAGCTGGACTGATTCAGGTGGAACAGGGAGGAAAGGACCACACGGACCGGAGCACAGCAGTGGATGGAGCTTCCACATTCCACAAGCAGACATTCAGAAAGAAGTGACAGCAGCGAAGAAAAGTGGTTGTCGGTCTGTCTTCATTAAAGAACTGGTAACGATGAAGGCATACACAGAAAAGTGACAGGAACTCCACAGACTTGAAGCACCGCACAGCAgagaaaatttaaattaaatgttcccattttttttaaatgaattgctCCAAGTTGAAGTTgtacagtaaatgtatatacatAATGCATCTAGTCTTAAAagaacttagtttttttttttttaagaggatAAATATATCTAATAGAATCTCTGAATCATTTACTATGCTGAATGTTTTTTCAGTACATAAAGTATGTAAACAATGTGGATATGACTTTCGGTTCACCTTGTCTCAGATTTCAGACTTTCAGTATGCCCATGCATGCACTTGTGTACTTGTGGCAAAGCAAAAGGCTTTATGGCAAAAGTTATAAATGTGTTGTCTTGATTTTGCACATATAACACTGTACTTCACTGAAATGACTGCTTGAGAGGTTCTCTGGCTTCACTGGCTATGGAGCTTTACATGGAAGACAGTGGACTTGGGAAACAGGAGCAGCTTATTCACGGAAAGCTGTTAAATTTGAGATGGGAGCCTGGTTTCAAGGCAGAATcacatgttgttttttcatcatttttctgTCTCTGAGAAGGTGTAGTGCTGTTTTGAGTTTTATCTTGTCTGGCagggcttgttttttttatgattattttttcattgtgtAATCTAACTGGGGTTACTGAAAAGGGTAATCGCAAGAGGTTGAGGTTTACCCATAATCATTTAAGTCAATGGTGAGTGTTGTATGGGTGAGTattcctaaaaaaaacaaatcaactaactagttgatttgttttttttaaataattaaattaattaaatcatgtttttttttgtttttgtttttgctgttaAGCAGCTTTATATATAAGCGCAACGTTCCTGATATCACACAGAATCATTATTCTAATTAGAGTaggaacaagaaaaaacgtggcAAAGTGGCGGTTTGATAAATACATTTCTCAAACATTTACAAAGCAGTATGTATACGACCAATTTCTTTGAAGAATGTGTTCAGATTAGCCTCGTGCAATAAAGACTGCCTCACAACcacaaaaaatacaattatagACCTAAAATGTTCTACTCCTGTATCACGTAGGGCACGTGACGGGCCATTAGATACTACTGCTACAGTTTATTTTCAAACTAGAGATGCAACGTTCAGATTCAGCTTTTCTGTTCTACAGTTTGGACAGAGGCGAAATACTTCATACTTAGTTATATTTCCGATTGGTTTTttgctttcatttattttaagtgTGAATATAGTAGCCTACTGCGTTTCAGTTAAAcagaagattgatttgattgattgattgaaatctttattttgagcatattaaataaaaaagaaaaacaattacacaaaacatcagaaaagaatacaaataaacagtccttaaacaaatcaaatggaaataaaccttcatgcccgaaCAGAACAGAAGTGTTTTTCTCTGGTAAGTGTTTcaataatatatatatcttGTGAAGCAACGTTTATTACCATCAACAGTTTTTGACGTAGCTATGACTTTGTGTCGGATGTAAGTTTATTTTAATACCTGTTAATATAAATGGGTTTTTTTCATGAGGCTGTAACAATCAATTTACCTGTCAGCATGTGGATGTGGAGCTTTTGTTACAAGAATTAATGCAGTGTCCTCAAATACGGAACAGTTAAAcgctttaaattcaattttttttcaattcaattttatttatatagcgtctaatacaacagagttgtctctagacgctttacagagacccatacccagaacatgacccccgagcagttattacataaacaatggcaggtaaaaactcccctagtgggagaaaaaccttaagccaaacagtggcaaggaaaaactcccctttaggagggaagaaaccttgagcaggaccaggctcatcaggggggaccctcctgccgagggccagactggtgggtcagggacggcaacagcacagcaggcaggtggaagcagcaacgggatgaccaggggtggggaccgcaggccagcacgcagctcccgaagctccggcccaatcagcaagtcccaggttggggtgcagggtcggggaaagacttgtgctccgtaatgcaagctacaagccacccacgaccacctgcaggttccggtgtccggcaaaggatgctgcaacatggacaaaagagagaaaagggaggagaagggggggccagcacaagaaaccacaggagcgactctgacacactaaagtttacactacctagagatttaccaacaccagctagaggtttactaaacactaactataggctttactaaacagaaatgttttaagtttgtgGCTTGCTTAAAAAGTTTCTACATTTGTTGAGAAATagtcattcttttgggtttttaatttgaaaaaacaacacCACATTGAACTGTTGGAACCTATGGGGCTCAGTTTGTAAAGCGCTGACAAGATTTTTATCACGTTTAACTTCAAAAGACGTTTATAAAAACGGGAATTTTTGAAAGTCATTTTTTTTGTAGATTCACAACAATATTTGTttacttagaaatatattaaaTAGTTGAATTTTATTACTAAATGTTACACATAAACGCAAAATTTTAAATCTTAGTCCTAAATCTA
Coding sequences within:
- the scyl1 gene encoding N-terminal kinase-like protein produces the protein MWSFFARDPVKDFAYEILPESQEKSGIWTLHRGKRKTTGEPVSVFVYEMAQGTDQQTQLAKAAFKRMKTLRHPNILAYVDGLETDKSLYLVTEQVTPLAVHLKAQAERGGAGELEGSWGLHQIVKALSFLVNDCHLLHNNLGIWAVFVDRAGEWKLGALDHVAPEQGDPSGIAVPSPKAVYPDMEKYDPPEMPNSGGEKWAGEVWRLGCLIWEVFNGPLPRTSSLRSLGKIPKTLVPHYCELVGANPRARPNPARFLQNCRAPGGFLSNSFVESNLFLEEIQIKEPAEKQQFFQDLSDNLDSFPEDFCKHKVLPQLLTAFEFGNAGAVVLTPLFKVGKYLSAEEYQQKIIPVIVKMFSSTDRAMRIRLLQQMEQFIQYLNEAAVNSQIFPHVVHGFTDTNPAIREQTVKSMLLLAPKLNESNLNQDLMRHFARLQARDEQGPIRCNTTVCLGKIASYLNPGTRQRVLISAFSRATKDPFPASRSAGVLGFAATHNYYSVVEIAARILPTLCAVTVDPDKNVRDQAFKAIKSFLSKLEAVSEDPNKLSEIEKDVGSSAQPAGASSSWAGWAVTGMSSLTSKLIRNAPGTEGGAVTENSEPANSTEATSAPEDTPTPGSEDRTEQPSLTHHAASSRSKQSHTLEVTDNDEEPNGDRWDEEEDWGSLEEPEKAQTDDWNTDWSGNAPSKKKTSDRGMGRSSTSTAVKKQSSDWSSSGWDADDSWSNEKDGQGQSSAGEEGWGNEWGEEETDTSTANATLPLPEGVRLASDYNWESSNMGKSQNDLFASVSQRNTAATTVGEGWGAEATGDWGTEESWESVEGSQSLSKAELSKKKREERRKELEAKRAERKAAKGPLKLGARKLD